TCAATCTAATAGAAACGGGGGCGTGATTAAAAGCTCTGGGGCGTCATAGTCACCTCCTGGTGCTTAAATGGCTCATTTGCTGAATTTTAAAAGTTCATATTTCTCTAGAACCATAGTACCGACGGGCATAAAAAAGGTATTGTTTTACTAGgctggatcaaccctaccaggttatatgcctggTAGGGTAGGGTTGAGCCGGGTGACAGAGCCACTTTAAACTCCCTTGATAGCCTGTATGGCTTCCGAATTTTTCTTTGATGGTCCAAATATCGTATCACGTATATTATATCTAGTATCGGACCTAATTGATTAGTTACTCAAGGGTTCCAGTGGTAATTGTGTATGAAGTGAAGCTGGAAGGTCGACAGCCAAGAATAGGCAAGGCATCTACTGAGACCTGTGGGTCAATGACAAATCTGAGATTGTTACTGCATTCATGATTTTCCAAGTCACCCAATTTATCACAGAGTGTTTGAATACTGATTTAACACTGGAAAGCGGTTTGATCCAAACGAAAAAAAACATCAGATTTACATGATACAGCTCTAGCTTCCACCTGTACTATCTTCTGGGAATTGGTGGTTATTTGCATTAAAGCTGCATTAATCGATGCCTGTATCAGATCAAGGCATTTGTCAAAGAAAGGTAGCGTTTCGTGGCTTATAGGTTCAGGGAGggttgaggagaaggaggactcaACTTTGGTGGAAGACTTGAGGGGGTAGTTACATCATCCCCAGTCAGCAGTTCTGGAGAGGCCAGGTTTTTTGGGGGTCGCCAACTACATGGGTTGTCCCTTGTCAGtggatttattattgtttttctttAACTCTGGCCAAGCATTTTCTCAGACAACTTAGATGATGGTTGAGATTGTGATACTGAACGTGTGTTCCTGGAATGACCAGATTGATATTTGTCCATAGCCTGCAATTGCAGGCCTAAATAGTCCAGATGCTAATAGTAGTAGGTTAAGGAGGAGTGCTCCAACATCCAGATTACTCAATTATGTTCAGATAATGATGGGCTTTTGCACCACCATATAAACACAATATAAAAAGGCcttgggaaaaaatatatgtaagaTGATTAGTACAAAAGGACTCCTGAGTTTCAGGATGATCACTGCGTGGCTATAGATTCTAGGATTTTTGGTGCCAGAGATAAACTGCAAGGAGTAAAAAGTTCTTCTCCAACATGGTTATAAATGGACAGTCATTATTAACCCCTTGAACTGTAGGGGTATAAAAAGAGTAAAACAATCCAATTGATAATGGGGCCCAATTCCACTAAATGAATAAAAAGAGGATATACTGCAATATACTGGACCAGTCAATTAATCTAAATGTAGAAGTGACCCCACATTTTCATGTTGTTAAAGCCGCATTGTAACGAGGGGGTGGGGGTGTTATGGGCTTATCCAGTTGTATTACCAGTCCTGTTAATGGGGTCAAATCCAGAATCCCAAGATGAGGAAAGGAAGCAGTCCAGCAGCTAAAGTGCTTCCTGTCAACCGCTGGAATCAAGAGCATGTCCCATTCTGTAGTTTCCTCATGAGCAGGTCCATTGCAAGAACCAACACAAACAGCAAGGCTGGAGCTTCTGCCGCAATCACCAGCAGGTCCCCGATGGTGGAGTCCAACCTCTGTGCACCACAGCTCTAATATGGCAGGCTGTAATATGGCCGCCCAGCAAGCACACAATGTCTTATGCCAAACATGGAACCAGGACCTCCAAGATAAGGCTTCCACAGCTGTAGGGAAAAGATGAAGGATCCTCAAAGTCTCTACTGAGCAGAAAGGCAAGCATAGCAGGGATATGGAAAGGATTTCTTTTTCTGTTTAGTAGGAGGCCAGATAAAAAGCGTCCATGCCTGATGCCCTGCTCCCAGAAGTCCCAGTTGTATTATTTAATGTCACCATTTTGGAGTTTTCTGGTTTTCAATTTTTATGGTTTTGACCTTGTGGAATAAATTACaactttattctacaggtcagtaatattacaacaataccaaacctatatatttttttttttttaggttttaccacttttgcacacttaaaaaagaaaaagaaaatcatttGTTTTGTGTCTGCATCTTCTGAGAGCcccaacatttttatttttccatcaacttATTTTTGAGAAGTAtagtttttaatggtaccatttcttaaaatgtttttttttttttacagtatttaatATGAGAGGATACATAATACATTAGTTTTAGAATACAGGGTCATTATGGTTGTGGTGACAACAAAATAGGTGCTCTTATGGCTCCCATATGTTTGTCACCCAGCTGTCCCAGGCTGCTGCATGCTAATTCCTGTTGAGCACAATATTTGCCTGGTTAGTAATTCTCTCACACCTTTGGAATAAAATGCCATAAAGCTCCCTCTATCCAGGTAAGGGTCATTGCTTCTCACCTAGTAGATTGGTCTGCCAGATTAAGTGTACTGTTTCATGGTTTAATATTAAAGATCGGTTGTCATTGGATAGTTAATTCACTCTGCTAAATACAGCACAATACCTGTCCTGAGCACAGTTCACACTGCTACATTATAGTGTGCAGGACCTGGTCTGAAGCAGGTGATGTACCCACTGTATATTATATGCTGTATGACTTACCTCCTATAGCATGGCCTGTACATGTCATTCTTTATGACCTGTTCTTTTTAATGTCCAATATAAGTCTTCCTGTATAAGCTGTTTCTGTGATGTCCTGGACACACCACCCTGTGTCATCTGCTCTCTATAATATACTATAGATCCTGTATGATGTGTCCTCTATAATGTCATATACAAGCTATCCTGTGTGATTTGTCTTTTATAATGTACTTTATCTACTATCCTGCATGATTGGTTGTCTGTAATATTTATATTGTTCTTTATAATCTGTCCTCTGTAATGTAACAGAGATGTGATCTTTTGCGATCTGTCCTCTGTAAGGTACTAGAGATGTGATCTTGTATGTTTTGTCCTCTGTAATGTACTATAGATGTGATCTTGTATGTTTTGTCCTCTGTAATGTACTAGAGATGTGATCTTGTATGTTTTGTCCTCTGTAATGTACTATAGATGTGATCTTGTATGTGTCGTCCTCTGTATTGTACTATAGATGTGATCTTGTATGTTTTGTCCTCTGTAATGTACTATAGATGTGATCTTGTATGTTTCGTCCTCTGTAAGGTACTATAGATGTGATCTTGTATGTTTTGTCCTCTGTATTGTACTATAGATGTGATCTTGTATGTTTTGTCCTCTGTAATGTACTATAGATGTGATCTTGTATGTTTTGTCCTCTGTATTGTACTATAGATGTGATCTTGTATGTTTTGTCCTCTGTAATGTACTATAGATGTGATCTTGTATGTTTCGTCCTCTGTAAGGTACTATAGATGTGATCTTGTATGTTTTGTCCTCTGTATTGTACTATAGATGTGATCTTGTATGTTTTGTCCTCTGTAATGTACTATAGATGTGATCTTGTATGTTTCGTCCTCTGTAAGGTACTATAGATGTGATCTTGTATGTTTTGTCCTCTGTATTGTACTATAGATGTGATCTTGTATGTTTTGTCCTCTGTAATGTACTATAGATGTGATCTTGTATGTTTCGTCCTCTGTAAGGTACTATAGATGTGATCTTGTATGTTTTGTCCTCTGTATTGTACTATAGATGTGATCTTGTATGTTTTGTCCTCTGTAATGTACTATAGATGTGATCTTGTATGTTTTGTCCTCTGTATTGTACTATAGATGTGATCTTGTATGTTTTGTCCTCTGTAATTTACTATAGATGTGATCTTGTATGTTTTGTCCTCTGTATTGTACTATAGATGTGATCTTGTATGTTTTGTCCTCTGTAATGTACTATAGATGTGATCTTGTATGTTTCGTCCTCTGTAAGGTACTATAGATGTGATCTTGTATGTTTTGTCCTCTGTATTGTACTATAGATGTGATCTTGTATGTGTCGTCCTCTGTAATGTACTATAGATGTGATCTTGTATGTTTTGTCCTCTGTAATGTACTATAGATGTGATCTTGTATGTTTCGTCCTCTGTAAGGTACTATAGATGTGATCTTGTATGTTTTGTCCTCTGTATTGTACTATAGATGTGATCTTGTATGTGTCGTCCTCTGTAATGTACTATAGATGTGATCTTGTATGTTTTGTCCTCTGTATTGTACTATAGATGTGATCTTGTATGTTTTGTCCTCTGTAATGTACTATAGATGTGATCTTGTATGTTTCGTCCTCTGTAAGGTACTATAGATGTGATCTTGTATGTTTTGTCCTCTGTATTGTACTATAGATGTGATCTTGTATGTTTTGTCCTCTGTATTGTACTATAGATGTGATCTTGTATGTTTTGTCCTCTGTATTGTACTATAGATGTGATCTTGTATGTTCTGTCCCTGATTGCCCTGCAGGTCCTGTGTGAGCTGTTcttgatatataatatatatggttATATAATTAGGCTGTGATATTCTGTGTCAATCTTTTAGCTGTGTACTCTGTGCCACAAACGGTTGTCTCATTAAAGCCAAGTCAACGTGTCATTCACTCTGTTTCCTGGCATGACCTGGCAAGTACTGAGTGCGAGAAGAGAGACTGATATAGGCAGAGAGACTGCACAGCTAAATAGGGGAATTCAGTTGCAGCCAAGTACCTACCGGTAATTCACATTAGTACAGgtcagtacttctctgtaatgtcctgGGAAGAAGATtgtcctctactttctgtgtgcagtttATGAGAGCATATGTGATTTGTCTTTTATAATGTACTTTATCTACTATCCTACATGATTGGCTCTCTGTTCCTGTGCCGAGGGTCCCCTCCACGCTGCATAATGTTGCACATTACAATTTCGGTCCACAGGGGACCAGAAGCAGTGGGGACGGGACCATTAGTACTGGAATATAGCGATGGGGAATAGGTAAgtgcttttttttctttagaCAGAGTCTATGCCATTCTGTTACTCCGCATACAATTATATGACTATATTGACAAGTGGGTGTTGCCATTTAAGAGTTGGTCCCCCACAGTTTAGTcattgctgccagtgtcagacaagTGGAATGGCAGTGCCCAGTTGTCACATTGTTCATAAATGTTTTGGAGTAATAACCGAGGAACAGCTCCACATAGTTATAACACAAAATGCCATAGATTTGTAGTAGAATGCCATTTTCTGTAAGTGACCATTTGTTACACCAAGTAACATCTTCTCAAGCATAATATACTTTGTAGTACTGTAGTTTGTGACACTATGCTATTATGTAAGTCGGAGTAATATCTATGTTAAGTGTCACAGAAGCACCATTATCACTTACGGCAGTGTATTATGTGTGACAAAATTAGTATTTTGTGTCTCATTATTACATTTACActttggccctgatttatcatgccttcactccagaattgtgacttcaaaaagttgcaaaatctgGCTTTTTTACAGTTTTACTACAGAtttatcacttttttttaaaagtcgcaatctcactacaggaggagtaggaaaactggagtagcttttctagacaaataGATAAAACAAATGTATCAAACAACATGTGACAttcgataaatgtggcataaagtacatcAATGCAGAGTCAATCAAAACTGAAAAattctcctcatgataaattccccccattgtGCTTTTGTCATCTGTCTACGATGTTCTGTACAAGTCATAttgttgttaatttttttttgttgtttcaaccATTTTTAGAATTTATTTCCCGTCTCTAAAATGCTAGTCCTGACCTGTTCTTCAAAGCTTGCCTCTGTCAGAAGGTTACTGACACATAGCTTTCCAGAGTCCTTGAAGGTAAGGAGCAAAATGCAGACATCAGGTTTTACCTGTGGTACAAGTATATCAGTTACACTTTAATGATCTTCTCATATACTAGTTGGATATACTATAAATATCCTATGGGAGTTCCCCCAAGTCCTGTATATAAGGGTGCCAGATCCTATTTTCCTGGCGGAAAGGTCACCGCTCACGCATGGTTCTTCATAATCTTGAATTGGGGCTATGGAAACAGCTGAGAGAGCATGAACCACCTCTATCATGGGAACATGGACCTCCCCAGCTGTCTGAACTCCACCCATCAGATCATTATGACATATCTAATTATGAGGGGCAGTGCTTGACTTCTCTAATTACTAATTTCTTCTTTGAGTCATTGTGTTATGCACCACCACCACTTAACTGTGTTTAAGGTCAAGATACTCTGCTTGGACCAAGTGTGCCCTAAACTAGTcagatagttacatagttaaagaggttatccaaacctggaaaccccccataatgcCCGGACCCTCATATAGACAATACTTACCTAGTCCCCAACGCCTGTATCCTCCCGGATCCCTCCACGGCCATCGTGCATGTCCCAACATCCAGCGACACAGGGTGCAGCCAGTAGAGGGCTGCGATGGTGACCTGCCCCCTTGCGTGACGAGTGATGTCACCCGTGACGCAAATCTAGGTTTCTGTTTCCATAAGTGTTGATCTTATTTTATTCTAAGAAATGCTCTATACTGCTGaggcagtgattggctggtgTGGTCATGTGTGGTATATGGGCATTTCCTGCAGCCTAAAATGTGGCATCACGGCTGCAGGAATGCAGAGGATTACCATGGAAGCAATGGACTCTGGAGGGGGTTCGAAACTATGAGCataactttttaaaattatttaaataGCTTTCCTGCCTTTTGCAAAAATGTTTTTAAGGATGGATTTACACATaggttttgtggcagtttttgattGTATTGTACACTCATTTTGTGAAAGATTACAATAATGGGTTGTCCAGTTTAgaaacactatgggggtcatttatcaaactggtgtatagtagaactggctttgttttcccatagcaacccatcagattccacctttcatttttcacagctcctttggaaaatgaaagataaaatctgattggttgctatgggcaactaagccagttctactttacaccagaatTCCCTATGTACTATTAGGGAATTCTGATTTATTAGACAGGCATCCTCATTTTCTGGCCAGACTGGAGAGAGCCAACTAAGAGTATCTTTTGTCCCAGAGGACCTGTCCTTGTCCTAcattacacagacaacccattGATTTGACTGGGCACTGTGCTTCATATTCCCTGTGGTGGGGCTGCAGTGAAATTGAACATTTACTACCAGGATTGCCCACATATAACAGCTGATTACTAGAGGTCTCAGCAAGAAGCGCTTGGTTTTTGGCTTATTGTCAAGGCATCTTTTGCGCTCTCTAATTTGCATTAAAatgtattccctttgtgtgtaggTTGAGTGTATCATTAGCATTATGctgaagcattttttttgcaGGTGTGCGGGGCTTTGCATCATGTGATTGAGAAAAATCCTTTTAGGCTTCAGGTTTTGGTGGACCAGTGGCCAGACTTTACTTCTGTCATATGTCGACCTCCACTGGAAGTGAGTTGAAAAGAAATACTCGGGGCCAGGATGATGGAAGCCCCTGGGAAATTTCCTCTTTTGCCTTCCATATAATCTGCCTCTGATGATTTAATGACTTTGCAGTTTTATTCTTCATATTGGGTTAATGCAGTTGTTTGAGAAAAACATTGCACCTTATGTTTGCCTGAGCCCAGAGCTTCTGTCTCCATGTGCATCCTTCTATTGACCCATCCCCATATAGCATACCATATAGTGACCAAATAATGCCGTCATACAGATAACCATACCATACAGTGCCAAATATCAGCTCTCTAGTTACTTTGCCAGTGAAGGAAGGATGAAGCTGCTGTTCCATACAGTAGGTTAATGTATTGCATTTATGTACTCATATTGCAGACAGAAGCAGCATGAAATGTACAATCTACTCCAGCGTTGCTACCCCCATCCTTCAAACCACAAATAAGATGTCCGAGTATAACCAGTCATGCAGTATTGGCACACAACAAGTGcacgtcagcgggtactgggcaTTGCTCAAGCCATAGAAAACATCAGAGTAGCGGCCAAATTAATCTTGTGTTTCATGTTAATAAATGATTCTAGTAATCCAGTGCCCTTTACTAGGACAAACTTCACTACTTTTCATGTCATTACGAAATCTAATGCTTACAGAAATCTAATGCTGCCAGCTCATGTTAATAATGTTCTTTATAGTTCAAAAATCTGCTTTCTTCCATAGGAAATGACAGATCCCTCAGATCATTACACCAACACATATTTTCTCTTCAGTAAAGACCCACAGGGGTTGCGACAGTTCCTCCAAGATCCTCAAACTGTGAACTGGAAGCAAGAGTTGCAGATACAAGGTGAACATGTCACAAAGAAAAAGTCATTGTGACTATGGACTTGGTAAGGTGACCTATAGCCAAGGTGGAGCCATGACAACCCTCTAGTCAGAGGTGTACCTTCTGTAGAGGCAGATCACACAACTGCTATGGTGCATCTGGTTGGAGGGTGCCCAGGCTGATCTGCTCCCACCTCTGATCTGCAGGATAATAATGTTTGCCTGCAGCCTTCTTTAGATGGAGCTCAATGCTTTTAGATGTTTACAACTCTCATCAGACTCTCCTCCAAAATCTGAACAACCTTAAAGCTcacctcttcaggaaagcctaTAACCTACAATaacttgctgccaccacacagtcAGATGAGCAGCTTCTTCCTTGACCTACTGTCTCCTTCTTCCTTCCCTTGTAACTTGTGAGCCCtggcgggcagggtcctctctgtaccggtcagttaaaggggttttccaatacttttatactgatgacctatcattattattattgtacTCGTTTTGAGCCTTTGAATTAATggctattaaaaataaaaaaaatatcattgcTTAATCATCattacaataatataatttttttttctgtttatggcTTTATCATTATGTTTTTTGCAGGGTGTCAGCCATCATTGACTGGCGTCCttcaagaagtcagctccaagcaTGGCAGCCAAATGCATACCACAAGTAATCTGTTATATATGAAAGATGGAATGAAGAGTGAAGACCTGGAGAAAATTAGCAATATAAGGTATGCCTGTATTATGGGTAGCAGTGAGTAACTGATTGTGGCACCAGTGTCCATTGTGATATTAGTTGAGATATGTACTCCTGCTATGTATATCTGCTTTTACCTCATGCTGAAAGATTTTTCAGCATTTTTATTGACATTGCAAGTAGTTTGTGCTAAAAAGAAATTTCTAATTGGGTTTAATTAAAAAATGTACTTTGCCTTCTGCAGCCGACTTGTATATTCATTACACAGCCAGCTGCAGAGAGCCATTCTATGCTAAATCCATCTGGCATCTCTTTTCTCCTGAATGACCTTCTAAGTTGATTTATGACCAAATGAAAGGTAAACTTTGATTTGGTCACATATCAGCACAGAGGACCACTCAGGTATCCATTATTACTGTAGTCACATCTATCTGCTTCCTATGCAACTCAAGAAACAGGGAACCTGGAGAACCTAATATTACTATGGACCCCTTCTTCCTCTGTGCTATAGATTTTTTATACCTTCATCAGCCATACAGAGGCACCCAGCTTCTACATTCCTGTATTCATGTGCTCTgtctttggctactttcacactcgcgtttggtgcggatccgtcatggatctgcacagacggatccgcaccgataatacaaccgcatgcatccgttcagaacagatccgtttgtattatctttaacatagccaagactgatccgtcttgaacaccattgaaagtcaatggggggggggggcggatcgtttttgcattgtgtcagtgaaaacggatccgtccccattgacttacattgtgtgtcaggacggatccgtctgccgtCTGCGTCTGCCTCTGCaacgcaagcagcgttttggtgtcctcctccagagcggaacggaggcaaactgatgcattctgaacggatccttttccattcagaatgcattagggtaaaactgatccgttttggaccgcttgtgagaaacggaaagccaaaacgccagtgtgaaagtagccttagtctctcTGACCACCACTAGGTTTTCCCATCCctcaggctacattcacatgatggCCGATGGTGAACATGTTTGTACATATTTTCCTATGTCTATAACCCAGCCTAATTATATGTGTGAAAAATACTTGGACAAGCCACATATTTTTTGAATAAAGTTTTCATTTTTAACGCTTTTTTCAGGCAGTTAAACGCATTTTTCAACTAAATGTAAAACCCAGTATCTATTTTGTCCAGTTAACCTCATATTCACGCCATATTGATTTGTATATGCCTGCCTTATTTACCCTGTAACTGCACTGGATCATGATGATCATATGATGATACAAGATTAAAACATAACCTAACGGCAAAGAAAAATACTGTGTACTGCAATTTTCTACAACCTCATACTCAGACCCTAACCTCCACACCTAAATAATACTGCAATAcagtactaatgtattgtcaggTAATATAAACATATTACCTATTATTGATGGACGAACGTCTGCTGGGACGGTCgcaaacgcaatcaaatgttcgcgaaccgcaagttcgtggcgggtcccattcatattaatggcaggcgaacctgaaaaacattcagctcatattattagaagtgcacaaatagtcccacaacatggacagtgacataccagatgtattattagaatttgcgatctccattcattattttttcaatgcgaaatatcgtcaatataattttcgcgtacacgcatgcgcaaatgcactatacagtacctaaatgcactataaagaaagtatattggtatataacaccccgcttcaatcagtttttttggggggcgactggtatatcacaccagtagaaataatttgttccctctatatacctgcagtatcgcagcagaaccgcacacaactgccgcacaatacaaatgcactatattatactttctaacatagaaagtatattataacattgtacaaggaaggcaatccattagaatatacataaagataaaacgttattatttaataatgttactatgagggtccattcacacgtccgtaagtgcaaTTTGCCgttactataatagaaaatgcctaatcttgtctgcaattgcggacaagaataggacatgttctatttttttgcggaaacggaagcaaggatgcggaagtgcggatccgcaaatgcgtatgcggacagcacattctggcccgattgaaaatgaatgggtctgcacccgttccgcaaaattgcggaacggatgcggacccattttgcggacgtgtgaatggaaaagatatccctcaaaatgaaaataaattaaattattaaagttaagcaaaaagcatagatgtggtaggcaataacaagtgctcggtggcactaaatcaggtgctcggcggcaccaaatcagaaacca
This window of the Bufo bufo chromosome 6, aBufBuf1.1, whole genome shotgun sequence genome carries:
- the LOC121003462 gene encoding glycine N-acyltransferase-like protein 2 isoform X4; its protein translation is MRAMLVLTCSSKLASVRRLLTHSFPESLKVCGALHHVIEKNPFRLQVLVDQWPDFTSVICRPPLEEMTDPSDHYTNTYFLFSKDPQGLRQFLQDPQTVNWKQELQIQGCQPSLTGVLQEVSSKHGSQMHTTSNLLYMKDGMKSEDLEKISNISSDELQFAPLKTHEASYVNEQWIFGKNDHSLHFIERCIQTFPSIGVRKKGVDQPIAWGTSDHSMEIRMGYTLPAYRNLGLSSIIILKISAINHNRRFPMYAHTAPDNKTSQAVMHKTGFQQTGRWVQWNFQRKSLKGKY
- the LOC121003462 gene encoding glycine N-acyltransferase-like isoform X2: MTWQVLSARRETDIGRETAQLNRGIQLQPSTYKMLVLTCSSKLASVRRLLTHSFPESLKVCGALHHVIEKNPFRLQVLVDQWPDFTSVICRPPLEEMTDPSDHYTNTYFLFSKDPQGLRQFLQDPQTVNWKQELQIQGCQPSLTGVLQEVSSKHGSQMHTTSNLLYMKDGMKSEDLEKISNISDLQFSTLKPEEAYLVNDAWALGGNPLSERYISHCIQSFPNVCARKLDVGKPVAWTISEQSAEIRMGYTEKEYRNQGLFRTMIIKLANKQNSMGCPLYCHVTPDNKTSQAATLRAGFPLAGRWQNWKFQPL
- the LOC121003462 gene encoding glycine N-acyltransferase-like protein 2 isoform X1; the protein is MTWQVLSARRETDIGRETAQLNRGIQLQPSTYKMLVLTCSSKLASVRRLLTHSFPESLKVCGALHHVIEKNPFRLQVLVDQWPDFTSVICRPPLEEMTDPSDHYTNTYFLFSKDPQGLRQFLQDPQTVNWKQELQIQGCQPSLTGVLQEVSSKHGSQMHTTSNLLYMKDGMKSEDLEKISNISSDELQFAPLKTHEASYVNEQWIFGKNDHSLHFIERCIQTFPSIGVRKKGVDQPIAWGTSDHSMEIRMGYTLPAYRNLGLSSIIILKISAINHNRRFPMYAHTAPDNKTSQAVMHKTGFQQTGRWVQWNFQRKSLKGKY
- the LOC121003462 gene encoding glycine N-acyltransferase-like protein 2 isoform X3 is translated as MGNRMLVLTCSSKLASVRRLLTHSFPESLKVCGALHHVIEKNPFRLQVLVDQWPDFTSVICRPPLEEMTDPSDHYTNTYFLFSKDPQGLRQFLQDPQTVNWKQELQIQGCQPSLTGVLQEVSSKHGSQMHTTSNLLYMKDGMKSEDLEKISNISSDELQFAPLKTHEASYVNEQWIFGKNDHSLHFIERCIQTFPSIGVRKKGVDQPIAWGTSDHSMEIRMGYTLPAYRNLGLSSIIILKISAINHNRRFPMYAHTAPDNKTSQAVMHKTGFQQTGRWVQWNFQRKSLKGKY
- the LOC121003462 gene encoding glycine N-acyltransferase-like protein 2 isoform X5, with protein sequence MLVLTCSSKLASVRRLLTHSFPESLKVCGALHHVIEKNPFRLQVLVDQWPDFTSVICRPPLEEMTDPSDHYTNTYFLFSKDPQGLRQFLQDPQTVNWKQELQIQGCQPSLTGVLQEVSSKHGSQMHTTSNLLYMKDGMKSEDLEKISNISSDELQFAPLKTHEASYVNEQWIFGKNDHSLHFIERCIQTFPSIGVRKKGVDQPIAWGTSDHSMEIRMGYTLPAYRNLGLSSIIILKISAINHNRRFPMYAHTAPDNKTSQAVMHKTGFQQTGRWVQWNFQRKSLKGKY